TACTCCTTGTGACCACCATTGATTTCCAACAGGAGATTCCGGATCCAGGTTTTCTAATGTTCTGTAGAAATAGAATAAGTTTCTTCCGATCAGAGACACACGAAGATTGTTGATTTTAAGCTTGCTTGTGAATGCATCCGGAATTTTATATCCGATGGAAAGCTCTCTTAGTTTGATAAAGCTGTTGTCATATACCGCACCTTTTTCATTCCATGAATCAGCTCCCCAACCGAAAGTATTCATATAATACTCGGCCGCACTCAGGTTGACCGTGTTAGGTGCACCTGTTTTTTCGTTTACTCCCTGAAGTGTTACACCACCATCTCTGTACGGAAGTGTGTTTTCATACTGACCGGCACTCATACCGTATTTCAGGTTCTGAGAAACCATTTTTCCGCCAAAACGATAATCCGCTGTGAAATCCAGCATAAAGTTTTTGTATGTAAATGTATTGGTCCATCCGCCTATTGCTTTAGGAAGAATGTTGCCTACATTTTTGTACTGTGTCTTGTCAACTACATAATAACCTTCGTCTGTGATGAGGTTATTACCGTTTGCATCTGTTGCCAAAGGATATACATAGATATTTCCTAATTTTTCACCAGGTCTGGCTACAATTCTCAATGAACTTTGATCAGAATCATAGAATACCAGTTCGTCTACCCCTTCTGCCAATGATTTAACTTTGGACTGGTTGAAAGCGTAGTTGATACGGGATGTCCAGGTAAATACTTCATTCTGAATAGGTGTGCCTGACAGCGAGATCTCAACCCCGTTATTAGCAATTTCTCCGACGTTCAGTACCTGAGAAGTTGCTCCGGATGAAGCAGGCGCTGCTAACGGAAGGATCTGATCCTCGATGCGGTTGGTGTAGTAACTTGCATCCAATCCAAGTCTGTTTCTCAGGAATTTCAACTCTACCCCGAATTCTGTTTCGTACTTACGCTCTGGTTTCAGGTTTAAGTTACCATATGAATTTCCGTAAGTCAGAGAAGGAACGGATCCGTTGATAGTTTGTAATGACGTCTGGTTGTAAGCAATATTTGCCAGATAAATACCTGCATCATTACCTACGATACCGTATGAAGCTCTTAGTTTACCATAGCTGAATGTATCATTTGTCAGATTGAAAGCATCCGAAAAGATAAAACTTCCACTGACTGAACCGTACTTGTAATTATTATTCTGTACAGGTAGGGTAGAGGAATACTCCGATCTGTATGTTCCGTCCAGGTACAGGTAACCTTTATAGCCAATATTCAATGATCCGAAGTATGCATACTTTAACATTTCCTTTCTTAAATTAGAAGTGTTAGGAATTGCATAACTGTTGCTCAGACTAAACCAGTTTTCAGTTACCAAACCTGCATTTGTGCCAGATGACTGGTCATCATATTTTTCTGAACGGGATTGGAAACCCACGCTGGCAGAGTAATCAAAATCTTCGTTGATCTTGTTGGAATAGGTTAACATGGCATCTCCGTACAGAATAGAATAGACTCCTTTTGTCGTAGTATAACCACCAGTACTTTCTGTAGTCGAATTATAGGCTGTAGGATACTCATTGTACTGTTCGTACCGACTGGTAGCAGAAGTTAAGTCATTACCAATTCTTCCACGGAATCTTAGGTTTTTGATGATATCCCAGTTTAATGTAGCACTTGTTAAGAGACGGTTTTCTGTCTCATCGTAGTTGTTTTTGTACTGTGTCCAGAAGTAGTCCATCAGATTGTATGGACGGATGGTATATTTTAAGTCTCCCGGTCTTCCTGTTCCGAATCTTGAATATTTATATCCGTCTGCAGTTTCGTATGCATTTTTTAATGCAGACATATCCTCAGTTCTGCTAAAGAATCCGTCAAATGAACTCAAAACCTGTCCTAATAAATGAGAACGGTTATGGGTGTTCGTGTTAATGTAGTTAGCTACAATGTCTGTAGATAATTTGTCACTTAATTTAATTGAACTGTTTAAGTTGAATGTGTTTTTATTTTGCTTACTGCCCGGACTTGTACTCTTATAGTCCATACGGGTAGCACTCAATCTGTAATTGATATTGTCTGTCTGGTTAGAGATACCCACATTGATATTGGAGTTGTAACCTTTATCAAATACATCATAGTAGTTGTTTGGTCTTGCAGAATAGGTACGTACCTGTCCATCCCACCACATCACTTCCTCACCTGTGAATTTCGGTCCAAAGTTACCGTATGCACGGAAGTATGGGCGTCTTCCTGATGGAGAATCTGCTGCAGGAATCCATCCTTCCGCTGATGCACCATTTGCAGTGTTAGTTCCTGCATCATAACCCGGACCATATTCATTCTGGAATTTAGGTAAGAAAGCCGCTCTTTCGATAGATCCGTTGTAATTGAAATCAATACCTAATCCTTTGCCTTTTGTTCCTTTCTTCGTAGTAATAACAATAACACCACTCGCTGCATCCGATCCATACAGTGCACTTGCAGCAGCTCCTTTTAAGATAGAGATGTTGTCGATGTCAGCAGGATTGATGTCGAGCATACCGTTACCTCTGATACGCTGATCACCCCAGTAATTGTTATTATTGGCACCTGAGCTTCCGTTTTGCTGATCATTTCTGATTACGATACCGTCTACAACGTACAGCGGTTGTCTTTGATAATTCAGGGAGTTGATACCACGTATTTGCACGTTTACAGCACTTGAGGCACCACCCGGAGCGGTTGTAATTTTCACACCCGGAGCTTTACCATATAGTGCTGATCCGAAGTTAGTATTTCCTGCTTTTGTAATTTCATCAGCTTTGATGTTGGAAACAGCGTAACCTAATGCTTTAGCCTCTCTTTTGATACCCATCGCTGTAACAACGACTTCCTCCAATGCTCCGGCATCCTCTTTTAAAATTACATTAATCGTTTTAGCTGCAGATACCGTAAATTCCTGTGCAGTATAGCCTACGATAGAGAAACGAATAGTTTCACCTGCATTGGCCTGAATGCTGTAGCTTCCGTCTGTACCGGTCTGTGTACCACGGGCGGTACCTTTTACAGATACGGTTACTCCGGGAACGGCTCCTTGTGCATCTGTTACTTTTCCTGTAACATTTTGTTGTGCAAATAGATTAGTCACCGACAGGATCGAGACCATTACTATCATGCAACATGATTGATAGATTTGTTTCATTTTATTAATGATTTATTAAGGTTTGCAAATTTGGTAAGTGAATATTCGAATACGATAGATGCGGTGCCGATAAGCTGTGCATTTTTCATGTCTGAAATCTCCAGAACTGTTTTATTGGATATTTTAGGTATACAGAATTCATGAATTGCAGTCTGAATCTGCGGCATCAGAATTTTTCCTGCCTCAGCACCTCTGCCGCTGATAATTATCTTCTGTGGATTCATAATGTGGATCAGGGTTGCGATTCCTTTACCTAGCATGTATGCCGACTTGTTTAATGCTGATATAGCCAACTGGTCACCGCTCAGTGCAGCATTGATAAGAAGTTGTGCTTTTTGAAGCTGATTTTGGGAATCCTCGTATTGAAGTACGGATTTTTCACCGGCTGTAAGTCTCTCTTCGAGATACGCTACTGCTGCAGACAGGGAAGCTTCTACCTCGAGACAGCCGGTCTTACCACAGGAGCACATTTTATTGCTTTTTGATAAGGGAATATGGCTGAATTCACCGGCATATCCACTAAAACCTCTGAATAGTTTGTTGTCCACTATGATTCCCAGACCGACTCCCCAGCCTACATTGATAATCAGGGCGTGGGAGATTTCTTTTGCTTTTCCAAAATTCTGCTCTGCTATAGCAATAGCTGTTGAATCATTCTCTATAAATGTGGGGATAGCAAATACCCGTTCAAACTCTTTCTTAATATTGAACAGTTGAAAATCTTTGAAAGATCCATTTGTTCCGGATACATTATCGACAAATCCCGGCATACTTACACCAATCCCAAGAATGTTGTCTGCAGATAAATGATGTTTTGTGAGCAACTCATTAATCAGACTGACAATGTTGCTAAAAGCTGCTTCCGGATGATCAAGATGATTTTCAATTGTATGGACGGGAGTTACTTCTTTATTATGGAGATCGTAGACAATGACGGAAGTATAATGTTGATCTATGGCAACAGTAAGAATGTAACAATTTAATTTTGCGTTTAGGGCATAATGGATTGCTCTTCGTCCTCCGGTAGAAGGGGCGAGGCCATCCTCGACAAGTAATCCATCTTCCAGCAATTCATTAACAATCTTTGAAATACTGGGAATACTCTTGTTGGTCAGTCCGCTTAATTCCGCAATAGTGTAGGTACTATTGAAATAAAGCAGATTCAAAAGCAATTCTTTAAGGCCTAAAACGGTCTTTTCCATATCCATTAATTGTTAAAATAATATAGATTTGGCGTTAAAGGTATGTTAAAAAGATATAAACTTCAAATACTTTTTAAAATTTAACAATAAGTATTGCTATAAAATAGATTTTGATTTAATATGTTTTCTTGAAAAGGATATGCTATTTTATTAAGTAGATTGGTCGCAGGATAGTATATAATAGAAAAAGGAGAGCATAATTGCTCTCCTTTTCAAAATTCATTAACTATCTGTTACTTAACGTCCCAGAAGAGTTTTGTGTTTACATTGTCCTGAGCTTTTACAGCCTCATAGTTAGCAGAATTGTAGACGCTTTCTGATGGAGGCAGGTTAAATTTGACAGGCACAGTTTTCTGAATATCCGAATTTTGAACAACAAAACTAAATGTTGGATAGTCAAATCTTCTTGCTTCTGACCATGCTTGAACTGTCTGAAGAACATTGAAATGTAGCCATTTCTGAGTAGCAATTAATTCTATTTTATTACTTGCACCATCCCAGTTCAGGTTTGTTATATACGTATTGATCTGTGCAGGAGTAGGGGTGGCTGGAGCTGCTACTGTATTATCATTACTTTTGCTTCTGATAGCGCGGTAAAGATCTACAGATTCCTTTACACTGTTTTCAAACGCAGTTTTAGCAGATCCGGAATTTCCATTTTTCTGGTAATATTCCGCCAGCAAAAGATTTGTTTCAGTTGCAGAAAATAAAATTCCAGGGAAATACTGATTGCGTGAAAACGTAGAACGATTGAAAATGGAGATAGTGCCTCCTCTTGCTAAATCAGATTGGGCCCCGCTTGTTAATGATTGATCCAAACCTCTGAATTGACCATCAGATCCGGCCTCAAAGAAGAAAGGTAAACGCGGGTCACTTTTGCCGACCATATGATCAATCATTGCCTTACTCGCCATATTTGCATACCATCCAGTAGCTTCAAATGCATCTTTAATACCTTTAGTGTTGATATTATTATCATCTAGATTGAAGATGTCAACCTGTGCATTATCACTATTTGTTAAGATAAGTGGATACGTAGTTTGATCGTTAATAATCTCTGCTATTTCCTGAGTAGCACGGGAAGCAAATGTCGGGCTTTCGGATACTCTTGTCAGTAAGCGTAGACGAAGAGAGTTACAGTATTTTTTCCATAGCGTTACATCTCCATTGTTTACAAGATCCTGTGTTTTGAATTTTTCCTGAATAGATTTACTTAATGTTATACTATTAAGTGAAGTGCTTATTACTTTCAGATCATCTAACATTGTTTTGTAGATATCCTCTGCTTTGTCATAAGCCGGGTAAGAATTTTGATAATCACTATTATTTGTACTCAACATCCCTGCCTTACTCCATGGAATATCTCCATGTAAGTCTACAGTTTGCTGTGTTTGATCATAGAATAATACCTTGGCTGCCAGGAAGAAAATTTTCTTTTCTTCTTTTTCGACATCTATGGACTTGTTATAAGCTGTTTCCAGTTCTCTGTACTGCGCAAGTCCTTCATAATAGCGTGTCCATCTGTCTTCAATCGCAGCAGCTCCTGGCAACAGGTGATTCTGTTCATTGATCCAGCCTGTTGTATGTAAATACCTGAAGATTGTAGGTCTCAAGGTTACAAATAGATTTCTGTAATCAGGCACAACTAATTGACGATAGCTGTATATTATTCCGGTAAACTGTCGTTCAATAGTTATCTCAGTCACTTTAGACGGATCTCTGTAAAGTTCATCAAAATCGCTCTTTTTACAGGAGCTTGTATATATTAATGAAGCAAAGCCTAGCCCCATTATTAAAAAATATCGTTTCATATTATTTGTTTTTAAAAGCTAGCACGTAGCATTAAACCAATTGTTCTAGTTGCCGGACTTGTTCCTGCATTTGATACATTATTCACCCAGTTGGATCCACCAGTCATTTGTTCCGGATCTAAGTCTTTAATACTTCTGTATAAGAAGAAAAGGTTACGTCCGAAAGCTGATATCTGTACATTTTTTGCTCTAAGTTTAGATGCCAGATGTGCAGGAATTCTATAACCTAATGATATCTCGCGCATCTTGATATAATTATTTTTCTGCACATACAATTCATATCTGGAGTTCGAATATTGAGGACCACCCCAGTTGTAAGTCTGGTTGTAGTATGTAGCTTGAGAAATGATATTATTATTACGGCTTCCATCAGCTAATACCCCATCCATCAACATACCATCATGATAAACTTTTTCGCCGTTGGGACCGGTTGCAGAGTTCGTTGCAATACCTTGTGTTCCCACTCTATAGTAACTTAGTCCACCATTTTCTGCATCCATTGCTGTTAAACTTTCTTCTGTCAATCCTCTGCTGGTCATCCAGTTGATACCGGTAGGCATAGCATGACCACCCCAACGAAAGTCAATCAAAGCATCTAAAGTGAAGTTTTTATACGTAAAGGTGTTAATAAAACCCCCAACAGCTTTTGGCATTGCATTTCCTGCTTTAATCCACTTATCTGCATCTAATTGATAAATACCATTTTCCTGAACAATTTTATTGCCACTAGCATCTGTCTTGATAGGGTGAACCATAATATCTCCCATAGGTTGACCTACTTTAGATACCAATTGTGCAGCAGCACCGTCATAATCTCTGTGTAGTAATTCCTGAACTCCACCTGGTAATTCTTCAACTATATTTTTGTTCATAGAAAAATTCAAAATTGTATTCCATTTGAAGTTTTCGTGTTGAACAGGTGTACCGGTTATTGCAAATTCCCAACCTTTATTACGTAAAGTTCCGACATTTGCAATGATAGAACTTGCTCCCATAGAAATAGGAAGAGTATAATCCAGAATCTGATCTTGAATAAGACCATTGTAATAGGTAATGTCAAATCCTAAACGATTGTTCAGTAAGCGGGTTTCTAAACCAAATTCGATCTCTTTCTTTCTCTCCGGCTTAATGTTCTCATTTCCAAATCCTGTTGTCGGAACATTATTATAAATTACGGAAGCACCATTTGGAATCTGAACACCTAAGCTTTGTTGAGTATAGCTTAAAGCACTCTTATAGATGTCCGGATAATTACCTACAATACCCCATGATCCTCTTAATTTTGCATAATTAAATATTTCAGGAAGTTGGAATGCATCACTTAAGATCAAACTGGAATTAACAGATGGATAATACAATACATTGTTATCAGGATTCATAGTGGAAATGCGCTCACGACGTAATGTTCCTTCTACAAACCAGAATTCTTTCAGATTGAAGTTTAAGGTTCCGAATACAGCATCTCTTAACATATTTCTGCGGTAATTGTAACGTGTATTACCGCCAATTGTATTTACTGAAGCATTGATGTCATACCAGTTACGTACACTAAGACCGCCTGCGGTCTCTCTTTGTACATAGGTATCCTGACTTTTTGTTCCAGTATACCCGGCCATCACACCCAATTTGATATCTTTATTGATTTGTTTGTTGTAAGTTGCCAATAGATCGGTGTAATAGATGTTCGCATTCTGATTGCCCAACCCGAAATATCCGCTATTATTGAATTGAAGTGGAACAGCATTCGGCTCTTTGTCTTCTGTTTTTACAGAGGTCATATCAGCAGAAAATCTGGCTCTTACGGATAAATCACTGGTAATCTGATAAGTGTTCGTGACGGAACCAATTACACGATTTGAATATTCATCATATTGTTTTGCTTTGGTATTCCAGATATAATCTAATACATCTGTTTTAGCACCGTTGTATCTGATGTTTTCATCTGGAGTTAAACTTTGTGCATCAGCAGATTGTACAACATATTTGTATCCTAAACTGGTTTGATACTTATTCAGATACCACTCCGGATTATCAAACGTCGAGATCATACCGGTAAAGTTGTTTATCAGACGATCCGTTAAAAAAGGTCTATTATGGGTATGTTGATTTACATAGTTTACAACTACATCCGTAGTCAGTTTGTCCCAAAGCTTAATAGTTGAATTTAAATTCGCTATATTTTTCTTATTATAAGAGTCTAAGGAAGTCATCTGATTATCCTGACGTGTAACGGAAAATCTGGTGTTAGAGTTTTCAGTGGTGTTGCTAAGGGCTAAATTGAAGATTGTATTATTCGGATTATTAAATAATTTATTATACGCATTTTGTGCGACATAAGGTCTTACTTGTCCATCCCATGAGATTACATCTTTTCCGTCGAATTTTGGACCGAAATTTACTGTTGCAGCTAACAAACCTCTGTTTACTCCGTTGATAGCGCTACTATTAGGGTAATAGTAAAACATATCATCTGCCTGACCATCGTTCTGATATGCGGTCGTATATCCTGGACCTCTTACGTCTTGAAAGCGTGGTAAATATGCAATTTGATCATGCGTGTAAGTTGCGTTGAAATCAATCGCAAAACCTTTACCGCCTTTGCCTGACTTTGTTGTCACTAATACTACCCCGTTCATCGCTTCGGAGCCATATAGTGCCGCTGCAGAAGCTCCTTTTAGAACGCTGATAGATTCAATATCTTCAGGGTTTAAATCTTCCAAACCATTACCTCTTGCGCGTTGATCACCCCAGTAGTCAGAGTTGTTAAAAGTTGTTTGACGCATCGGCACCCCGTCAATAATAACCAGAGGCTGAGAATTTCCGGTAATAGAGTTGGTACCGCGAATGTTGATGTTGATACCTGAAGTTGCTCCGCCTGGTGCTGCAGAGATTCTTACTCCGGGAGCTTTACCATATAAGGCTCCTGCAAAGTTAGGTGAACCGGTTTTAGTCAGTTCTTTAGAATCAACTGTGCTCATGGCATAACCAAGCTCTTTTGGAGCTCTTTTGATGCCCATAGCTGTAATTACGACTTCTTCTAATGCTCCTTCGTCTGCTTTCAAAGTTACATTAATCGTTTTAGTTGATCCCACTGCAATTTCTTGTGAAGTGTAACCAACCATGGAGAAACGTAAGGTCTCTCCTTGTGCAGCCTGAATGGAGTAATTTCCGTCCGCACCTGTTTGTGTTCCTCGGGAAGTTCCTTTTACGGAAACAGTTACTCCGGGAACATTTCCACTTGCATCCGTTACCTTTCCTGTAACGGTCTGCTGTGCAAATACGCTTGTTATCGAGAAGATCGATAGCAGCATGATTGTGCAACATGTTTGATAGAATTGTTTCATGTTTTATTGATGATTAATTAAGGTTTACAAATTTGGATAGTGAATATTCCAATACGATACAGGCAGAACCTATCAATTGTGCCTTGTTTTTCAGATCGGATATCTCTACACTTGTTTTTTGTGCTATTCTTGGTATACAGAATTCATTGATTGCAGTTTGTATCTGAGGCATCAGAATCTGACCAGCCTGAGATCCGCGACCGCTTAGGATAATCTTTTCCGGATTCATAATGTGGATGAGAGTGGCTACCCCTTTTCCAAGCATATAGCCGGATTTGGTGAGTGCTGAAATAGCAAGCTGGTCTCCGTTAAGGGCTGATTGTATAAGGGAATTACTGCTCTCTAACCGATCGTTGGTCAAATGATTTGCTAATTTGGATTTTTCACCATTTTGCAGTCTCTCTTCTGCAAATTCAACAGCAGCAGATAACGATGCTTCTACTTCCAGGCAGCCTTTCTTTCCACATGAACATAGTTTGTTGCTGTCTGAAAGGGGAATATGACTGAATTCTCCGGCATACCCGCTGTATCCTCTGAACAGTTTATTATCCACTATTATCCCCAATCCTACTCCCCATCCAATATTAATGATAAGAGAATGGGAGATATTTCTGGCTTTTCCAAAATTCTGTTCGGCTATTGCAATCGCAGTGGAGTCATTCTCAATAAAAGTGGGAAGCTGAAAACGGTTTTCTATTTCGCGCTTAATATGATACAATTTGGCACTTTTATCTTTGTAAGAGCCATTTGTGCCTTGTTTGTTGTCTACAAAACCCGGCATACTGATACCTATTCCCAGAATATTATTTTGATTAAATTCTCCATGTTGCAGCGTCTTTTCCATAAGCCCTACAATATTATCAAAGACTTCATCGTGGTTGTCCAGATGATTTTCTATAGTAAATACGGGTGTGCGTTCTTCGTTGGAGAGATCATAGATTACAGCAGTAGAGTAATGCTGGTCAATAGCTACAGAAAGTATAAATTTATTTAGATTCGAATTTATGGTATATTTTATAGGTCTGCGGCCTCCTGTAGAAGGAGCTAAACCATCTTCTATAATGAGGTTGTAATCCGCTAATTCATTAATAATTTTTGTAGTACTCGGAATGCTTTTGCCAATTAATAAACTTAGATCGGCAATAGAATACGATTTTTCATAATATAATAAGCTTATAATAAGCTCTTTAAGTCCGTAATTGGTCTTTTCCATTTTGACTTAGGGTTATTAACTGGTTTGTAATATTTGAATAAAGTTAATATAAAGAAATTGTAACTTCAAAATCTTTTTAAAAAAAAATAAAAAGTATTTTAATTTTTTAATAATGTTTGGGAAGGTTTCCCTGAAGTACAAATAAAAAAACAGAATAGACATGAAGTCCATTCTGTTCATTGTAATTACGATCGGATTAAATCTATTTATCCCACCAAACTTTATTATAGAATTTATCGTTATCCTTAATCTGCTGAGACATGTTCATATTATCAGCATATTCTTTACTCGGATATTTGAATCGGTCTAACGGTTTTGGAGTCTGCCCTGAGTCCTCTATATATCGTAATACAGGATGATTGTACCGTCTTATATCAGCCCATGCTTCATACATCTGCAGCGGACCAAAATGAATCCAGCGTTGTATTCCGATTGCTTCGTCCTTACCAATACCGGGATTTTGATAGTAATTGGTAAAGTAGTAATTCGCTACATCTTCTTTCTGAGCATCAGTAGGAGGGGTTAAAGTACCTACTTCTACACCATTATTTTTAGTGTTGAGATTTCTTACATAGTAATACCAATCGATAGATTGTTTAATGCCGGTTTTGAATGCGGTTTCTGCGGCAGCTCCTTGTAAAACTTCTGCTTTCAAAAATTGAGTTTCTGCTGCTGTAAACAATACACCGGGTAAAAAGTTATTGAAACGCATTGTTGTGGAGTCAATGAAGGAATACAAATTGTTGTTCAAAGAATCCGAAACGTCCTGTGTGGCTGTTGATAAGGGGTTTATTCCTGCATAGTTTCCGTTTATGTTCTTTGCAAACATGACACGTAATCTGGGATCTGAAAAACTACCTTTTTTTAGAATATCCAGCATGGCCTTTCCTGCTACTACTCCGGAGAATCCGCCTCGTGGTCCTCCTTCATGCTGATTGTCGATGGCAAAAAGATTTGGTCCCTTTGAGGCAATAAGTGCATTATCGGCATTACTTTCAATCAATGGGTTTTGCGCAGGATTATTCAGTATAGTAGAAATTTCCTGATTTGCCGAAGTACCCATTTCCGGAGTTCCTTTTACCCTTACTAAAAGACGTAAGCGCAGTGAATTTGTTAATTTCTGCCATTGAGATGATTTTCCTGCATAGATAAAATCAAATTTGGTTAACATAGTGCTGCCCAGTGAAGTAGGTTGAGGCGTGGTAACCAGAAATGCTGCGTTTTCACGAAGACGGGTCAGCATAAAATTATATATATCCTGCTGTGTGTCATATTTTGGAAATACAATCTGATTACTGCTGCGGATATAGCCTGCTTCACTAAAAGGAATGTCTCCCCACATATCCGTTTTCTTGACCAATTCGTTAATTAGTATAGCATCTGAAGCAATCATCATATGTTTGTAGTCGGCTTTTTTTGTTTCATCTAATGCATTGTATTTAGTTTCTATTTCTCTGTATAATTGCAGGATTTCAGTATAAAATCTGTTCCAGTGATCCAATACATAGGTGTCTGTTGGATTGTAACGGTTTAGCCCGTTTTGATAACCTACTATTTGGGTGTAGACACCAACTGTACTTTTCTGTAAGGTAGTCAGATCCCAATATTGCATATGGTACCTGCTTAATGTAGAGAATTTTCCAAAAAGTGTTTCTACACTTGCTGTCTGACTGTTGTCCGGATTATAGTAATCCTCTTTTAACTGCTCTTTACATCCTGTTATAAAAATGGGAAGTAATGCAATTATCAAATAGGATAGTTTTAATGTCGTTTTCATGTTATCTGCTTTTAGTTGTGATTTAAATTCCGAATTTTAGCGAGAATCCGTATGATCTGCTAGTTGGTATTCCATAGCGGTCTAATCCCATTTCACGTGGAGTTGTTCCGATTGCAGACTCAGGGTCTATATTCGGTACGTTTTTGTAAATGTAAAATAGATTTCTGCCGATCAGAGAGAGCGTCACATTGCGGGCTTTTAATCTGGTCGCAAGTCGGGCTGGAAGGGTATACGAAAGAGTAACCTCACGAAGTTTTACATATGAATTATCATAGATTTGATTGTCGTAAATTCCTGAATTCCAGTAATTATTAAATAAATAGTAATAAGAGGCCAACATTATTGTATTATTCTTGGTACCATCCTCTTTGTATCCATCTGAAATAATCCCGTCATCAAAGATACGTCCACCAAATTTGGCATCACCAGGGACAGGTGTTCCAGGTTGAACAGCAACATTTTTACCATCAGCAGCCACATAATAACTTATTCCTCCACGAGCAGCGTCGCGCCCCTGTAGGGTGGATGCTAGTTTTCCCGAAGCTGTATTCTGATAATTGGATAATGAAAAGATATCTCCGCCTATACGATAATCTATTAAGGCTGTTAATCCGATTTTTCCGCTTCCGGTATCAAAAGAAATATTGTTAGTGATTCCCCCAATTCCCTTTGGAGTCACATTTCCTCTTACTGATGGTGTATTATCTTTTATATAATATCCTTCATCATCGACCAGTTTATTACCATTTT
The Sphingobacterium spiritivorum genome window above contains:
- a CDS encoding SusC/RagA family TonB-linked outer membrane protein — translated: MKQIYQSCCMIVMVSILSVTNLFAQQNVTGKVTDAQGAVPGVTVSVKGTARGTQTGTDGSYSIQANAGETIRFSIVGYTAQEFTVSAAKTINVILKEDAGALEEVVVTAMGIKREAKALGYAVSNIKADEITKAGNTNFGSALYGKAPGVKITTAPGGASSAVNVQIRGINSLNYQRQPLYVVDGIVIRNDQQNGSSGANNNNYWGDQRIRGNGMLDINPADIDNISILKGAAASALYGSDAASGVIVITTKKGTKGKGLGIDFNYNGSIERAAFLPKFQNEYGPGYDAGTNTANGASAEGWIPAADSPSGRRPYFRAYGNFGPKFTGEEVMWWDGQVRTYSARPNNYYDVFDKGYNSNINVGISNQTDNINYRLSATRMDYKSTSPGSKQNKNTFNLNSSIKLSDKLSTDIVANYINTNTHNRSHLLGQVLSSFDGFFSRTEDMSALKNAYETADGYKYSRFGTGRPGDLKYTIRPYNLMDYFWTQYKNNYDETENRLLTSATLNWDIIKNLRFRGRIGNDLTSATSRYEQYNEYPTAYNSTTESTGGYTTTKGVYSILYGDAMLTYSNKINEDFDYSASVGFQSRSEKYDDQSSGTNAGLVTENWFSLSNSYAIPNTSNLRKEMLKYAYFGSLNIGYKGYLYLDGTYRSEYSSTLPVQNNNYKYGSVSGSFIFSDAFNLTNDTFSYGKLRASYGIVGNDAGIYLANIAYNQTSLQTINGSVPSLTYGNSYGNLNLKPERKYETEFGVELKFLRNRLGLDASYYTNRIEDQILPLAAPASSGATSQVLNVGEIANNGVEISLSGTPIQNEVFTWTSRINYAFNQSKVKSLAEGVDELVFYDSDQSSLRIVARPGEKLGNIYVYPLATDANGNNLITDEGYYVVDKTQYKNVGNILPKAIGGWTNTFTYKNFMLDFTADYRFGGKMVSQNLKYGMSAGQYENTLPYRDGGVTLQGVNEKTGAPNTVNLSAAEYYMNTFGWGADSWNEKGAVYDNSFIKLRELSIGYKIPDAFTSKLKINNLRVSLIGRNLFYFYRTLENLDPESPVGNQWWSQGVDVGSTAATRSFGFSLNANF
- a CDS encoding ROK family protein → MEKTVLGLKELLLNLLYFNSTYTIAELSGLTNKSIPSISKIVNELLEDGLLVEDGLAPSTGGRRAIHYALNAKLNCYILTVAIDQHYTSVIVYDLHNKEVTPVHTIENHLDHPEAAFSNIVSLINELLTKHHLSADNILGIGVSMPGFVDNVSGTNGSFKDFQLFNIKKEFERVFAIPTFIENDSTAIAIAEQNFGKAKEISHALIINVGWGVGLGIIVDNKLFRGFSGYAGEFSHIPLSKSNKMCSCGKTGCLEVEASLSAAVAYLEERLTAGEKSVLQYEDSQNQLQKAQLLINAALSGDQLAISALNKSAYMLGKGIATLIHIMNPQKIIISGRGAEAGKILMPQIQTAIHEFCIPKISNKTVLEISDMKNAQLIGTASIVFEYSLTKFANLNKSLIK
- a CDS encoding SusD/RagB family nutrient-binding outer membrane lipoprotein, which translates into the protein MKRYFLIMGLGFASLIYTSSCKKSDFDELYRDPSKVTEITIERQFTGIIYSYRQLVVPDYRNLFVTLRPTIFRYLHTTGWINEQNHLLPGAAAIEDRWTRYYEGLAQYRELETAYNKSIDVEKEEKKIFFLAAKVLFYDQTQQTVDLHGDIPWSKAGMLSTNNSDYQNSYPAYDKAEDIYKTMLDDLKVISTSLNSITLSKSIQEKFKTQDLVNNGDVTLWKKYCNSLRLRLLTRVSESPTFASRATQEIAEIINDQTTYPLILTNSDNAQVDIFNLDDNNINTKGIKDAFEATGWYANMASKAMIDHMVGKSDPRLPFFFEAGSDGQFRGLDQSLTSGAQSDLARGGTISIFNRSTFSRNQYFPGILFSATETNLLLAEYYQKNGNSGSAKTAFENSVKESVDLYRAIRSKSNDNTVAAPATPTPAQINTYITNLNWDGASNKIELIATQKWLHFNVLQTVQAWSEARRFDYPTFSFVVQNSDIQKTVPVKFNLPPSESVYNSANYEAVKAQDNVNTKLFWDVK